The following coding sequences are from one Thamnophis elegans isolate rThaEle1 chromosome 5, rThaEle1.pri, whole genome shotgun sequence window:
- the SLC25A24 gene encoding calcium-binding mitochondrial carrier protein SCaMC-1 yields MLGLLGGWVFPAAACQAPESQARYENLFQKLDRNQDGRVDIAELQSGLKELGIPLGDEAEKKIFRAGDTNQDGRLDFEEFTTYLKDHEKKMKLAFKSLDKNNDGVIEASEIVQSLKILGIDVSEKQAGKILQSMDADGTMSVDWNEWRDHFLFNPATDIQGIVRYWKHSTVLDIGDSLTIPDEFTEEEKKTGQWWKQLSSGAVAGAVSRTGTAPLDRLKVMMQVHGSKGKMNIAGGLKQMVKEGGVRSLWRGNGVNVVKIAPETAIKFWAYERYKKMFVNEEGKIGTIERFISGSMAGATAQTSIYPMEVLKTRLAVGKTGQYSGMFDCAKKILKTEGVKAFYKGYIPNILGIIPYAGIDLAIYEALKKTWLEKYATDSANPGILVLLGCGTLSSTCGQLASYPLALIRTRMQAQAMVESGPQLNMVGLFQKIIAKEGFFGLYRGIAPNFMKVLPAVSISYVVYEKMKENLGIA; encoded by the exons ATGCTTGGTCTCCTGGGTGGCTGGGTCTTCCCGGCGGCTGCCTGCCAAGCGCCCGAAAGCCAGGCGAGGTACGAGAACCTCTTCCAGAAGCTAGATCGGAACCAGGATGGCCGAGTGGACATCGCCGAGCTGCAAAGCGGCCTTAAGGAGCTGGGCATCCCTCTGGGAGACGAGGCGGAGAAG AAAATTTTCAGAGCTGGCGACACTAATCAAGATGGAAGACTGGACTTTGAAGAATTTACAACTTATCTTAAAGACCACGAGAAGAAAATGAAACTTGCATTTAAAAGTCTGGACAAAAATAATGATG gtgtaaTTGAAGCCTCAGAGATTGTTCAGTCCCTGAAGATATTGGGCATAGATGTTTCTGAAAAGCAGGCGGGCAAGATTCTTCAAAG CATGGACGCCGATGGGACAATGTCAGTGGACTGGAATGAATGGCGGGATCATTTTCTCTTTAATCCCGCTACGGACATTCAAGGAATCGTCCGTTATTGGAAACATTCCACA GTGTTAGATATTGGAGATAGTTTAACCATCCCCGATGAATTCAccgaagaagagaaaaagaccgGCCAGTGGTGGAAACAGCTTTCGTCAGGCGCAGTAGCTGGGGCTGTGTCTCGAACAGGCACCGCACCCCTGGATCGTCTCAAAGTTATGATGCAG GTTCATGGCtcaaagggaaaaatgaacataGCTGGAGGCTTGAAACAAATGGTGAAAGAAGGAGGGGTCCGTTCCCTTTGGAGGGGAAATGGTGTGAATGTTGTCAAAATCGCACCCGAAACAGCTATCAAGTTCTGGGCCTATGAACGG TATAAGAAAATGTTTGTTAACgaagaaggaaaaataggaactattGAACGATTTATATCTGGTTCTATGGCTGGAGCAACAGCACAGACGTCTATTTATCCCATGGAG GTGTTAAAAACAAGACTGGCAGTGGGTAAAACTGGACAATATTCTGGGATGTTTGACTGTGCTAAGAAGATTTTAAAAACGGAAGGGGTGAAAGCCTTTTACAAAGGTTATATTCCTAATATTTTGGGAATAATTCCATATGCTGGCATCGATCTGGCTATTTATGAG GCATTGAAGAAGACGTGGTTAGAAAAATATGCCACAGATTCTGCCAACCCGGGCATATTAGTATTACTTGGATGTGGTACTTTATCCAGTACCTGTGGCCAGTTGGCCAGTTATCCACTTGCTCTTATCCGAACTCGAATGCAGGCTCAAG CAATGGTGGAAAGTGGCCCTCAGCTAAACATGGTTGGCCTTTTCCAAAAAATTATTGCCAAAGAAGGATTCTTTGGACTATACAGAGGCATCGCCCCAAACTTCATGAAGGTCCTTCCTGCTGTCAGCATCAGTTACGTGGTGTATGAAAAGATGAAGGAAAACTTGGGAATAGCATAA